One stretch of Halococcus hamelinensis 100A6 DNA includes these proteins:
- a CDS encoding helicase HerA domain-containing protein yields the protein MASEDAETVTLDAAGEVRIPTIELLTGRGFVTGKSGGGKSNTASVVAEELLDDGHPLMIVDTDGEYYGLKERYEVLHAGADDECDVQVGTEHADKLAELALDGGVPVILDVSAYLDDGGHDIVRATVEALFRREQEARRPFLLLVEEVHEFIPESGGLTEAGKMLVRVAKRGRKRGLGFCGISQRPANVKKDVITQCDWLCWHRLTWNNDTAVVGRVLDNQAAEAVQNLADGEAILVTDWDGTRRRVQVRRKRTFDAGSTPGLGDVDRPELKSIGEGLLGDLTEISDQKREHENRLAKLEADLESKNERIAELERELSRARDLSEMAEQFTRALTGDAVSSASQRTRSADDPTHHELGDFEATDEGADGDGTADTPTDDASTGDATSSDNTDTAATTDIAGTVDADNALDTDEGSEDPATDEAAGEPSSEAGEADPIRVADDPGGPGGSNPDPADGRSYADLLDMDVVRHEVQQAEDHSRASPTYAKGIIATLIDEGGPVSQRTLLSRVGGSSTDEVTTMATTLEAMRTVEKEHTDEGLMIGIDPDGVRELRETSLGRERTRSLADGF from the coding sequence ATGGCGAGTGAGGACGCGGAGACGGTCACGCTCGACGCCGCCGGCGAGGTTCGAATCCCGACCATCGAACTCCTCACCGGTCGTGGGTTCGTCACGGGCAAGAGCGGCGGCGGGAAGTCGAACACCGCGAGCGTGGTCGCCGAGGAGCTCCTCGACGACGGCCACCCGCTCATGATCGTCGACACGGACGGTGAGTACTACGGCCTGAAGGAGCGCTACGAGGTCCTCCACGCGGGCGCGGACGACGAGTGCGACGTCCAGGTCGGGACCGAACACGCCGACAAGCTCGCCGAACTCGCGCTCGACGGCGGCGTCCCGGTGATCCTCGACGTTTCGGCCTACCTCGACGACGGCGGTCACGACATCGTCCGGGCGACCGTCGAGGCGCTGTTCCGGCGCGAACAGGAGGCCCGACGGCCGTTCCTCCTCCTCGTCGAGGAGGTCCACGAGTTCATCCCCGAGTCCGGCGGGCTCACCGAGGCCGGAAAGATGCTCGTCCGGGTGGCCAAGCGCGGGCGAAAGCGCGGCCTCGGTTTCTGCGGTATCTCCCAGCGGCCGGCGAACGTCAAGAAGGACGTGATCACCCAGTGCGACTGGCTCTGCTGGCACCGCCTCACCTGGAACAACGACACCGCGGTGGTCGGCCGCGTGCTCGACAACCAGGCCGCGGAAGCAGTACAGAACCTCGCGGACGGCGAGGCGATCCTCGTCACCGACTGGGACGGGACCCGACGTCGGGTGCAGGTCCGCCGGAAGCGGACGTTCGACGCGGGCTCGACGCCGGGCCTCGGCGACGTCGACCGCCCGGAACTCAAGTCGATCGGCGAGGGGCTGCTCGGCGACCTCACCGAGATATCGGACCAGAAGCGCGAGCACGAGAACCGCCTCGCCAAACTCGAAGCCGACCTCGAAAGCAAGAACGAACGCATCGCGGAGCTCGAACGCGAACTCTCCCGGGCGCGGGACCTCAGCGAGATGGCCGAACAGTTCACCCGCGCGCTGACCGGCGATGCTGTGTCGTCAGCGAGTCAGCGAACGAGGTCGGCCGACGATCCTACGCACCACGAACTCGGCGATTTCGAGGCGACCGACGAGGGTGCGGACGGTGACGGCACCGCCGACACCCCCACTGACGACGCCAGCACCGGCGACGCCACTTCCAGCGACAACACCGACACCGCCGCCACTACCGATATCGCCGGGACGGTCGACGCCGACAACGCCCTCGATACCGACGAGGGCAGCGAGGACCCGGCTACCGACGAGGCCGCCGGCGAACCGTCGTCCGAGGCGGGCGAGGCCGACCCGATCAGGGTCGCCGACGACCCCGGTGGCCCCGGCGGGTCGAACCCCGATCCGGCGGACGGGAGGTCGTACGCCGACCTGCTCGACATGGACGTCGTTCGCCACGAGGTCCAGCAAGCCGAGGACCACTCGCGGGCGTCGCCGACCTACGCGAAGGGGATCATCGCCACGCTCATCGACGAGGGCGGCCCGGTGAGCCAGCGCACGCTCCTCTCCCGAGTCGGGGGGTCGAGCACGGACGAGGTCACCACGATGGCGACCACGCTCGAAGCCATGCGGACCGTCGAGAAGGAGCACACCGACGAGGGATTGATGATCGGCATCGACCCGGACGGCGTTCGCGAGTTGCGCGAGACGAGTCTCGGGCGCGAACGGACCCGAAGCCTGGCCGACGGGTTCTGA